A single window of Fusobacterium sp. IOR10 DNA harbors:
- a CDS encoding NUDIX hydrolase N-terminal domain-containing protein, whose product MEKDNLTQIINLIKRNISLCDLGYLYAHNGYDDERYQELKEINMKLLNLITDNDLEELCNFYLPIKEYPTPKVEVRGMLFNEKNEILMVEEKLDKGKWSIPGGWADIGFSPKEMIIKEMKEETGLDVKVVKVLAILDKKFYDHPEEPFYTYKIVFLCEKISGELRNTFDIDDVRFFPLSSLPPLSKPRILKEQIDLLCKLINDNDSQVYCD is encoded by the coding sequence AAATTATCAATTTAATCAAAAGAAATATTTCTCTTTGTGATTTAGGATATTTATACGCTCATAATGGATATGATGATGAACGTTATCAAGAATTAAAAGAAATTAATATGAAATTACTTAATCTAATTACAGATAATGATTTAGAAGAGTTGTGTAATTTTTATTTGCCAATTAAAGAATATCCAACTCCTAAAGTTGAAGTAAGAGGAATGTTATTTAATGAAAAAAATGAAATTCTTATGGTTGAAGAAAAATTAGACAAAGGTAAATGGTCTATTCCAGGGGGATGGGCAGATATTGGTTTTTCACCTAAAGAAATGATTATAAAGGAAATGAAGGAAGAAACTGGACTTGATGTAAAAGTTGTTAAAGTTTTAGCTATTTTAGATAAGAAGTTTTATGATCATCCTGAAGAGCCTTTTTATACATACAAAATTGTATTTTTATGTGAAAAAATTTCAGGTGAATTAAGGAATACATTTGACATTGATGATGTAAGATTTTTTCCTTTAAGCTCTCTTCCACCTTTATCAAAACCTAGAATATTAAAAGAGCAAATTGATTTACTTTGTAAACTAATAAATGATAATGACTCACAAGTATATTGTGATTAA